The DNA region GATCGAGCGGCTCGGCCTTCCGCGCACCATCCGCGCCTACGACCTGGCCGGCAGCGGCTGCGGCGGAGCTGTGCCAAATATCGAAGTGGCCTCCGGCATCCTCCGTGCCGTTGGAAGCGGGGCGGTGCTCAGCGTTTCGGTGGAGGTCTGCTCCGCCGCGTTCCAGATGGGTGACGACCCCAGCCTCATCGTCTCCAACGCGCTGTTCGGCGATGGCGCGGCGGCGGCGGTGCTCTGGACCCGCCGGAGCGGATCGCTGGTTGGCGGCAGCGCATCGGCCTATGTTCCGGAAGAGCGGGAGGCGGTTCGCTTTGTCTATCGCAACGGCGGCCTCAACAACCGGATATCACCGCGCCTGCCGTCGCTGGTGGCCAAGGCGTCTGAAGAACTGGTGGCGCGGCTGCTGCGCCAGGAAGGGCTTTCCGCCGGCGATATCCGCCATTGGGCGGTTCATCCCGGCGGTGAAAAGATCATCGGCGCGGTGCGCGACGCGCTAAAGGTGGACGAAAGCGCGATGGCGGCGAGCCGCGCGGTGCTGGCTGACGTGGGAAACCTCTCCTCCGCCACGATTTGGTTCATACTGGAAACGGTGTTGCCGCGAGCCGCCCCCGGTGAACGATGCCTCTGTCTGGTCTACGGAGCGGGAATGAGCGTCCACGCCTGCCTGCTGACCGCCTGACACGCGATGTAGGATGAACCATAACATGAAATTGGCGTATATGAAAAATCAATAACATGGTGGGATTATTTAAACATTCCCGCCGTGGCGGTGCCGGACAGCTTCTTCACCGCTCCCACCGATTATGAAATTCACCGTGTGTTGCGGGCCATCGATCTCAACACCTTTTTCGGTGAATCCGAGAAGAAGCGCGCTTGGTGAATACTTGTCGTCGGGGTATTCTTCGATGATCTCCGCCATAGCCCCGGCGAAGCGAATCTCTTGCTCGCTGATATTGCGCTCGACCGCCCGGAGAAACGCATGTCGGCTGAACTCGAACTGTCCCGCCTGAATTTGCCAGCGTATTTGGCCAATATCCTTCATACGTCCCCATCATCCGTTTCGCGGCCCATGCGGCACTGAAGACGACCTACCGCAAGAAGCCCGATCAGGATTTTTTCTGGAAGACCATTTTCCAGTCGGTGCCGTTGATCTGGGAGATTTCCAGAACTTTGTGGCCTTCGGCTTCCACGCTGCGCGGCACGTTCAGCGTGGCCGGCTTGTGGTCGGTTATCACTTCCAGGATTTGGCCGGGGGCCAAATCCTCAAGCGCCAACTTCGAGTGGACGAAGGTATAGGGGCAAACTTCCCCTTTGATGTCGAGGGTGGCGTCGGCTTTCATCTTCTTTTCCTTTTCAAATGCAGAGCACTTTTTCGGCGCTGAAAATCTCGTCGACCAGCGCGGAATAATCTATCGTTCGCGCCCCCTGTATGCCGCGCGCCTTCACGTCTTCGGCAAGGCACAGCCCTTTTTGCCGCAGCGCGGCGTCGTAAACCGCGTTTTGCATCAGGACGATCTTTTGGTCCGCGCGCGCCAGATCGACGTATTTCAGCGCTTCGCTTTCCACGTCGCGGATAATCAGCAACCGCATTAAACTAAAATTCCCCGTGCGCGATAACGCACTCTTCGCAGCTATCGGGGAAGATTATGACCAGCGTCCCTTTGTCGATGCGCGCCGCCAGCTTCATCGCCGCCGCCAGCGCCGCGCCGGAGGAGGTGCCGACCAGCAGCCCTTCTTCCTCTTCGATGCGGCTCACCATATGGTACGCCTCGTCGGTGGTGATGGAAATCTTTTCATCATAAACCGAGATGTCGTAGATGCCCGGCACGATTGAGCTGTCCATGTGCTTCAACCCTTCGATGCCGTGCAGCGTTTCCGCCGGTTCGACGGCATACGCTTTCACCGCCGGCTTGAGCGCCTTAAGCCCGCGGGTGGTCCCCATCAGCGTGCCCGATGTGCCGATGCCCGCCAGAAAATGCGTCACCCGTCCCTGGGTCTGCTCGTATATTTCGCGGGCGGTGGTGTCGCGGTGCGCCATCCAGTTTGAGGGATTGTTGTACTGGTCGGGCATAAAGTACTTGTCCCGGTTTTCCTCATACAGCTTCCGGCAGAGCTTGATCGCGCCGTCGGATTGCTCCATCGGGTCGGAAAGGATCAAGTTCGCCTTGAACTGCCTCGCCATGATTCCCTTGCGCGCCTTGCAGACGTTGCCGGGGAGGACGAGGTTCACCTTGAAGCCGAGGATCCGCCCGATAAGGGCGTACGCCACGCCGGTGTTGCCGCTGGTGGAATCGATCAGCTCCATGCCGCGCTTGAAGGCGCCGCTGGCCAAGCCGTCGCGCACCATCCGCAGCGCCGGGCGGGCTTTCACGCTGCCGGCCGGATTGGTCCACTCCGCCTTGGCGTATATTTCGATATCCTTGTTGCCGAAATCCTTGACGATGTTCTGGATTTTGAGCAACGGGGTATTGCCGATACGGTCGAGCACCGCCTCTTCGTATGCGGTGATAACCGGCACCCGCAGGTACGGGGGCAGTTGGGTCGCTTTCATCGCGTCACTTCCTTCTCAATGTATAAATGCATCGGCATCGTTGATCAGCGCGCCGGCCTCCGGCGCTTGGATAATCTTCATTTTCGCGGCCACCTCCGGGAGGTAGCCGAAACCGCCGCCGTCTTCAACGTGGAAACGCGCCCCCAGCCGGGCCAGCATCGCCACGTGCTTGTTCACCGGATGCATGTGCGCGGCCGCCTCATCCAGCTTTTCCAGCGCGCGCCGCCCGTTCCCCATAAAAAGCAGATGCACTTCGTTCCCGTCGTTCAGCATAAGGCCGAGGCTCATCCGCAGTTTTTCGCCGGCGTGATTCGTGCCAAGCGGCAAACCGGTAAAGAGCACGGCAATCTTTTTCATGCAAACGCCAGATAGCGGGTTGCATCGTTGACGATGTTCGCGTGGTCGAACTGGCTGCCGTAGTTGAACTTTTCATTGCGGTGGGCCTTCAGCTCGCCGGCGTTGTGCGCGCAAACGGTGACGGCCGCCCCTTTGTTCGCCAGCGCGTAGAGTCCCGGCACGGAGGCGTTGAGCACGCCCCGGTGCATCAAAAAGATGTCGACGCCGATTCCCTTTTCGAGGGCCGCGCCGGCCAAGCCGATCACGTTGTGGATGTCCTGGCTGTCCGGCCCGGTCATCACGAGAAAGGCGAGTTTTTTATCCTTCGTGTCCAATCGGCACTCCGCAAAACTGTTCGTAGTCGATCAGCGTGGTGATCGTCTTGTGTTCGCCGCACAGCGGGCACTTCGGGTCTTTGCGCACCCGCAGCTTCCGCGTTTCAGCCTTCAATGCGTCGTAGAGCAGCAGCTTGCCGATCATCGATTCGCCGATGCCGAGTATCTGTTTGATGACTTCGACCGCCTGCAGGTTACCGACAACGCCGGGCAAAACGCCAAGCACGCCGGCCTCCTGGCAGCTCGGCACCATGCCGGGCGGCGGAGGCTCCGGGTACATGCAGCGGTAGCAGGGCCCTTCGGGTGATTTGAAAACGGTCACCTGTCCCTCAAACCGGAAAATGGATCCATGCACGTTCGTTTTGCCGAGCAACACGCACGCGTCGTTCACCAGATAGCGGGTCGGAAAGTTGTCGCACCCGTCGGCGATGATGTCCCAGTCCTTGAAAATATCAAGCACGTTGGTGCTGTCGAGCCGCGTGTTGTAGATGGTCACTTTCACATCGGGGTTCAGCCCGTTGATTTTGTCCTTTGCCGAATCGACTTTAAGCCGGCCGATGTCCGCGGTGCCATGAATGATCTGCCGCTGGAGGTTTGAGTTGTCAACCACGTCAAAATCGATAATGCCGAGGTTGCCGATGCCGGCGGCGGCCAAGTAAAGGGCAAGAGGTGAACCAAGTCCCCCGGCGCCAAGGAGAAGAACCTTGGCGTTCAGCAGTTTTTCCTGCCCCTTCCCCCCAACTTCCGGGAGAATGATATGCCTGGCATATCGCTTAACCTGTTCCGGTGTGAACTTCATACTGCTGTTGGCTCCGCCTGTTTATATGTTTTTTTATGATGAATTTTTGTATGGTCAATACCCGCCCGCTATTGCCGGAATGATGGAAATAGTGTCTCCATCCTTAACTGACGAGCTATCGGAGTCGAGAAACCTGATATCTTCTTCATTTATATAAATATTAATGAATCGGCGAAGCTCTCCATCCTCGTTATAAAGTTTCTCTTTGAAACCTGGATAATTACTTTCCATTTGGTCAATTACATCTTTAACCGTTGCCCCGCTTGCAGATACATCACCTTTCCCACCGGTAAGCTTTTGCAACGGTGTTGGTATTCTCACATTAACAGCCATCACTCCTCCTATATCTTTTTATATGATGCTTATTTATATATTTTTTGGAACTCTTCAAGTCTTGGGTGGATTATCGGCGGTTCATCCACCTTCCCATGGAGCACCTCTTGGGTCTTTAACCCATTTCCGGTTATGCACATAACGGTAACGGCGTTAGGATCGAGCCGCTTTTGATCCAAAAGTTTCTTGGTGACGGCCACCGTTACCCCGCCGGCGGTTTCGGTAAAAACCCCTTCGTGCTCGGCGAGAATTTTTATGCCGGCCACCAATTCTTCATCGCTCACGTCTTCGGCCCAGCCGCCCGATTCGTTGATCGTCTTGATACCGTAGTACCCGTCGGCCGGATTGCCGATGGCGATGGATCGGGCGATGGTGCTCGGCTTTTGCGGTTTGAAGTTTTTCTTTCCGTCCTTCACCGCGGTGGTGACGGGAGAGCAACCGGTCGCTTGCGCGCCAAAAACCCGCGTCTTCACTTCGGGAATGAAGCCGAGCATTTCAAATTCTTTAAACGCGCGGTAAATCTTCGTGATGAGGGACGAACCGGCGATCGGAACGATCACCTGGTCCGGCGCTTTCCAACCAAGCTGTTCGGCGATCTCGTGGCCGTAGCTCTTGCTTCCATCGCCGTAGAAAACGCGGATGTTGATGTTCACGAAGGCGATGTTGTATTTCGAGGTGATCTCGGTGCAAAGCCGGTTCACATCGTCGTAGTTGCCCAAAACCTTCACGAGCTTCGGCTTGTAAACCTGCGTGCCGATGATTTTACCCGCTTCCAGGTCGGAGGGAACCAGCACGACCGCCTTGAGCCCCGCGTGCGCGGCGATGGCCGACACGGAGTTGGCCAAGTTGCCGGTGCTGGCGCAGCCAACGGTGTCATAGCCGAACTCAATCGCCTTGGAGATCGCGGTGGAAACCACGCGGTCCTTGAACGAAAGGGTGGGGTGATTCACCGCGTCGTTTTTGATGTAGAGGTTCGGCATCCCCCACGCCTTGCCGAGATTTTTGCAGTGGACAAGCGGCGTGTAGCCGACGGAAAGCTTTACGGCCGGCTCGCCCTCAATGGGGAGAAGCTCTTTGTAACGCCACATGTTGGGCGGACGCGAAAGTATCTTTTCCTTGGTGATGGATTTCCGTATTTCGCCGTAGTTGTAATCCACCTCGAGCGGCCCAAAGCACTCTTCGCAAACGTACTTCGGTTCGACTTTGTACGGTTTACCGCATTCGCGGCATTTCAGGCCATTAACAAATCCCATTTGCCCCGAAATCCTCATTTAATAAAACGTCTCTTTACAAAAACCAGCCGGCAAGGGGAAAGGAGCACCATCCCTCTAACCGTATTAACTCCAAGCGCGAATTTTATAGTACCCTAGTATTTTTGTCAAGTTTTAAAATGTGCTTTTTGGGGGTTATAAACAAGCGGCTTATCTTTGATTTCTAAACTGAGCCGACCCTTTGGTGCTGATTCAATATCTAAGATAATCTGCTTTAGCGAAATTAATTCACCGGGCCTATGCTATTCTTCACCAAAGCATTTATTAACAAATACGTCTTTTTCACATAGTTTTTGTAGTATTTAGAAGTTTTTTCGATGTTTTTAGGAGTTTTTGGGATCATGCCACTTCCTTTTGTTGCGCTACTTCTTTTTTTAATTTTTAATGTAGCTTCACTTGACTTATCCGCCGCCACGCGATATTATTACTCCATATGGCGAATCCGGCGGTTTCCGATCTCTCCGATCACCGAGGGCTGCTCGTACGTCTCCGCGGCATTCGCCCCTCGCTCAAAAACGCCGAGCGGCTTGTCGCCGATCTCTTTTTAAAACATCCCGCCAAAGTACTGGGCTACACCGTCGCCGAAGCGGCCGCGCACGCGCATGTAAGTGAAGCAACCGTTATCCGCTTTTGCCGCACGCTCGGTTTTGAGGGATATCAGGACATCAAATTCCAGATCGCGCGCGAGCTGGTCGTCCCGTCCCGCTCATTCACCGGCGAAGAGGTGATAGAAGGGGATACGCCCGGTGAAGTCATGCAGAAGGTTTTTGCTTTCAACGTGCAAACGCTGCAGGAAACGCTTGAGGTGTTGGATGCCGCCGCGCTTGAGCGGGCATCCGATCTATTGGACAAGGCGGATAAAATCCTCGTCATCGGCGTCGGCACTTCCGGCGCGAACGTGCAGGACGCCTATAACAAGCTCTTCCGCCTCGGCCTCAATGTGGTGGCGCAAAGCGACTCCCATTTGCAAATGATGGAGGCCTCGCTGCTGGGGCCGAACGGCGCGGTGCTGGCGATCACCCATTCCGGCCGCACGCGTGACCCGGTGGAGACGCTGGCGGTGGCGCGGCAGGCGGGCGCCAAAACGGTGGTCATCACCAGCAACCCGCGCTCCCCCGTGGCGGCGCAGGCCGACGTGGTGCTGCTGACCTCCTCGCGCGAGACCGCCTTTCGCGGCGAAGCTATCGCCTCGCGCCTGGCGCAGATGAGCATCGTGGATGCGCTGTACACCCTCATACGGATAAAAGGCCGCGGGCGCGCCATCGCCGCGGAAAAAAAGATAGAAGCGGTCATAGGACAGAAACAGATTTTGTAAGGAGCGATGATGATAACCCTTCGGACGTATGTGTTCCTCGACAGCCTGCAGCCGCAGCTTGCCACGTTCATCGGCAGCACGGCGAAAGGTTTCCCCCCGGTGCCGGGAAACGCTTCCCTCTTCGTTGAGATCGCGCCGGGGCTGGCGATCAACCGCATTCTCGACATCGCCCTGAAGGCGACCAAGGTGCAGCCCGCCGTGCAGATAGTCGAACGCGCCTACGGCCTCCTTGAAATACACGAACAGGACAAGGGAGAGGTCATGTCGGCCGGCAAGGCGATTCTGGATTACCTTGAGGTGAAGGAATCCGACCGCATCAAGCCGCACCTCGCCAGCAACGAGATCATCCGCTCCGTCGAGCCGTATCAGTGTCAGTTGATCAACCGCAACCGCGGCGGCAGCATGATCCTCCCCGGCGAGAGCCTCTTCATACTGGAAACGGAACCGGCGGGCTACGTCATCTACGCCGCGAACGAAGCGGAAAAAGCGGCCAACATAAAGCTTATCGAGGTGCGCCCGTTCGGCGCCCTCGGGCGGCTCTACCTCTCCGGGCCGGAATCGGAGATCGATTCGGCGGCGGAAGCGGCGATGAAAGCGATGAACAGCCTTGAAGGAATTCCCCTCAAGGGCGCGAAAAAAGAGTAAATAAACCTTTAATTGTTAACAGGAGGATTTGGTATGGCTGAAGCGCTTGGATTGATAGAAACAAAAGGATTTACCGGGATGGTGGAGGCCTCCGACGCGATGGTGAAAGCCGCGCGCGTTGAGCTGGTCGGTTACGAAAAGATCGGCGGCGGTTTCGTCACCGCCATCGTCCGGGGCGACGTTGCCGCGGTGAAGGCCGCCACCGAAGCGGGCGCGCGCGCCGCCGAAAAAGTGGGCGAGCTGGTGAGCGTTCACGTCATTCCGCGCCCGCACGCCAACATCGATCTCGTGCTGCCGCTCGGCCGCCTGGAAGAAGCCCGCAAGGAAACCAAAGGGCAGAAGGGCTAAGCCATGATGTTCGGCAGAATAACCGGCACCGTGGTCGCCTCCCGCAAGGACGAGAAACTGGAGGGATTGAAACTCCTTCTCGTCCAGCAGGTGGACGCCTACGGCAAGATCACGAACAACTACGTGGTGGCCGCCGACAGCGTGGGCGCGGGCAAAGGGGAAGTCGTTCTCTTCGCCACCGGCTCGTCCGCGCGGCAGACCACGCAGACCGAGGGAAGGCCCGTCGACGCCGTCATCATGGCGATCGTCGATACGTGGGAAATCAACGGCGAGGTGATGTACGACAAGTACGCCGCCGATATCGGAATAAAATAAGAGGGCTTTGAACCATGCAATTCGGTGAAGAGCAGATTGCCGCCGCCGTGGAGCGGGTGGCCAAGCGGCTTGCCGCAACCGGCGCGTTAAGCGGCCCCGCGCGCGCATCGGCCCCCGCGCAAATGTCCGGCATGGGGGTGTTCGCCACCATCGCCGATGCGGTCTCGGCGGCAACGGCGGCCTTACGCTCGCTCGGCTCGATGCCGCTGGAAGCGCGCGGGCGGATGATCGAGGCGATGCGCCGCGCGGCGCTGGCCAACGTGGGGCAATTGGCCCGCATGGCGGTGGACGAAACTGGTTTGGGCCGCTACGAACACAAGCTGATAAAGAACCGGCTCGCCATCACCAAAACCCCTGGCATCGAGATCCTCGAGACCGAAGCCTGGACGGGCGATAACGGCCTCACCCTGTTGGAACGCGCCGCCTACGGCGTCATCGGTTCCATCACCCCCTGCACCAATCCAACGGAAACAATAATCAACAACGCTATCGGCATGATAGCCGCCGGCAACGCGGTGGTTGTGAACGCCCACCCCACAGCGAAGAAAGTGACGCTCTTCACCATCGACCTGCTGAACCGGGCGATTGTGGAGGCGGGCGGGCCGCCGAACCTGATCGCAACCGTCGCCGTGCCGACCATTGCCAGCGCGAACGAACTGATGAAACACCCCGGCATCGCGCTGCTGGTGGTCACCGGCGGCCCGGCCGTGGTGGGCGCGGCGATGGCCAGCGGCAAAAAAGTGATCGCCGCCGGGCCGGGCAATCCGCCGGTGGTGGTGGACGAGACCGCCGACCTCGCGAATGCGGCCCGCTGCATTGTGGAAGGGGCGTCGTTCGACAACAACATCGTCTGCATCGTGGAAAAAGAGATCATCGCGGTGGAGGCCATCGCGGATAAACTGCTGGCCGAACTCAAAAAATCGGGAGCCTATATCCTCAACGCGCAGCAGCTTCGGCGGCTGGAAAAGAAAATCATCAACCGCGCCCCGGCACGCGGCGGCGACCACGGCGAAGTCAATAAAGACTGGGTCGGCAAAGACGCCCGCCTCATCCTGCAATCCATCGATATCGATGTGAAAGACGACATCCGCCTCATCGTGGCCGAGGCTTCCAAAGACGATCCGATTGTGCAGATGGAATTGCTGATGCCGGTGGTCGGCTTCGTCCGCGCCGCCAACGTGAACAACGCCATCGACATCGCGGTGGAGGTCGAGCACGGCTTCCGCCACACCGCCGTGATGCACTCGAAAAACATCGATAACCTCAGCCGGATGGCGCGGGCGGTGAACACCTCCATCTTCGTGAAGAACGCGCCCTCCTTCGCGGGCCTCGGCGCGGGGGGCGAGGGGTACACCTCGTTCACCATCGCCAGTCCCACCGGCGAGGGGCTTACCACCGCGCGCCATTTTTCCCGCGAGCGGCGCTGCACGCTGAAAGATTCTTTCAGGATCATATGAACCTCATCGAACTGGTGCGGGAAGCGGGGGTTGTGGGCGCCGGGGGCGCGGGCTTTCCCACGCACGTCAAACTCGCCGCGCGGGTCGATACCGTGCTGGCGAACGGCGCGGAGTGCGAACCGCTCCTGTATTCCGACCAGTTCGTGATGGAATCGAACGCCGAAGAAATCGTCGACGGCCTGCGCCACGTGATGCGCCAGACCGGCGCTTCGCGCGGCCTGCTCTGCGTGAAAGAAAAATATCACGATGCCACCGCCCGTTTTGAAAAACTGATCGCGGGGGAAAAGGGGATGGAGCTTTTTCCCCTAGGCAATTTCTATCCCTCCGGCGACGAACAGGTGCTGGTGTATGAAACCACCGGCCGCATCGTGCCGGAAGCGGGGATACCGCTGAACGTCGGCGTGGTGGTGCAGAACGTCGCCACCCTGGCCAACATCGCGCGCGCCGCAAAAGGGGAAGCGGTAACGGACAAAGTGATAACCGTCGGCGGCGAAATAAAAAACCCCGGTGTCCACCGCGTCCCGCTTGGCGCATCGCTGGCCGATATCATCGCCGGCTGCGGCGGGCCGCTGATTGACGATTACGCGGTGCTGCTGAACGGCCCCATGATGGGCCGCCTCGCCGATCCCGAAAAAGAGGTGGTGACGAAAACCACCGCGGGCCTCTTCATCCTTCCAAAAGACAATCCACATGTGGCGCGGTTGAACCGCCCGCTGGCCGCCGACATCCGCCTCTCGCGCGGGGCGTGCGAGCAATGCCGTTACTGCACCGACCTCTGCCCGCGCTCCCTCAACGGCCACGCGCTGGAGCCGCATGCCATCATGCGGGTGATAAACGAACAACGCGAGCCGGAGGCAGCGACGGTGCTCAACGCGTTCCTCTGCTGCGAGTGCGGCGTTTGCGATCTTTTCGCCTGCCCCATCGCGCTTTCGCCGCGCCGGTTTTTCCGAGATTTTAAAAGGAGTCTTTCCGAACGCGGCATCCGGTTTACGCCGGAAAAAAAGGAACTAAAGGCCGATACCTACCGCGCGGTGCGCCGTGTGCCGAAAGACAAGCTCACCCGGCGGCTGGCGTTGTCGAAGTACGAAATCAAGCCCGCCTATCACGGCACGCTATGGGATATGCCCGCCGTGAGCCTGCCCCTATCGATGCATCTTGGCGCGCCCGCGCAGCCGGTGGTGAAGACGGGGGACAAAGTGAAGCGGGGCCAAAAGATCGCATCCATCCCGGAAGGCAAGCTGGGGGCGGCCATACACGCCTCCATCGCCGGCACCGTGACGAAGGTGAACGGATTCATAAGGATTGAAAAATGATTAAAGAACCGGCGCTGGCGCTTCTTGAGCTCCGCTCCATCGCGCGCGGGATAAAAACCTGCGACGAGGTGATGAAAAAAGCTGATGTGCAGCTGCTCGACGCGCGGTCGCTCTGCCCCGGCAAATACATGGTGCTCTTCGCCGGTGCGGTTTCCCCCGTGGAAGAAAGTTTCCGGCAGGGCGTCGCCATCGGTGATGACATGATGGTGGACGAGCTTTTCCTGCCGAACGCGCATCCGCAACTCATACCGGCGATGGAGGCCTGCGCCGTTGCCCCCGCGGTGGACGCGCTGGCGGTGTTTGAAACGTTCACCGTCGCGTCCTGCATCCTCGCCGCCGACGCCGCGGCGAAGGGGGCCAACATATTTTTGATCGAGATGCGGCTTGCCAACGGCCTTGGGGGCAAATCGTTTTTCACCATGACCGGCGAAATAGCGGAGATAGAGGCCGCCGCCGATTTCGCCAAAAAAGCGATAGCGCATCTGGCGGCGATGGTGGCGGTGGAGATCATTCCCCGCCCGCACAAAGACCTTATTTTGAAGGTGACGTGATATGCATTTAGGCAAAGTGATCGGCACGGTGGTCGCCTCGCAAAAGACGGAAACCCTCAAGGGGGTGAAACTGCTGCTGGTGCAGCCGGTCAACGACCGGCTCCAGCCCAAGGGGGAGCCGCAGGTGATGGTGGATTCAAACATGCAGGCCGGGCCGGGAACCATTGTTTCGTGGATTGCGGGGCGCGAGGCGATGCACACCTGCCCGCACAACGACGGACCGGTGGACGCCGGCATCGTCGGCATCGTGGACGAACCGCTCAACAGGGAGACACGCCTATGAAATTCTGCAAAGTTGTCGGCAACATCACCACGTCGCACCAGGAGCCGATATACCGGGGAGCGAAGATAATGATCGTGCAACCGCTGGATGCGGAGCTGAAACCGCAGGGCGAGACGTTCCTCTCGTGCGATTTCGTGCAGGCCGGTCCCGGCGATATCGTGCTGGTGGAGACCGAGGGAAACGCCGCCCGCCAGCTTTTTTTGAACCCGAACGGCGCGGTGCATTCCGTGATCGTCGGCATTGTGGATGAGGTGAGCCGTGAAAACTGAATATCAGCACCGGTTGGACATGATTGAGGTTGGCCGCAGGGTACACGCCCGCGGGTGGATATCGAGCACCGACGGCAACTTCTCGGTGAAGCTGGACGCGAACCGGATATTGACCACACCGACCGGCGTACACAAGGGATACCTCAATGTGGACGATTTCATCATCGTCGACATGGAGGGAAAGAAAATTTCCGGCTCGCGCAACCCGTCCACCGAGCTTGCGATGCACCTCACCTGCTACCGCCAGCGGCCCGATATCGGCGCGGTGGTACACGCGCATCCCACCATCTGCGTGGCGTTCAGCGTCTCCGGCATCGCGCTGGCCCAGTGCCTGCTGCCGGAAGTGGTCTTCACGCTGGGCGGCATACCGACGGCGAACTACGCCCCCCCCTCCACCGACGAGGTGCCCCGCTCCATCGAGGGGCCTATCAAGGACTATGACGCCGTCATCCTGGAGCGCCACGGCAGCGTTACCGTGGGAAAAGATATTTTCGCCGCCTACAACACGCTGGAGCGGATGGAACATGTGGCCGAAATAACCTTCCATTCAAGGATGCTGGGAAATGCCAAGCCGCTTTCCACCGCGCAGGTGAACGAGTTGGTGAAGATCGGAAAAAACCTCGGCCTGCCGGAATGGAAAATAACGTGCAACGATTGCAACGCGTGCGGCAAACACAGCGGCGGCTCAGCCGCAAGCGGCGCATGCGCCTCAATGACCGGCGGCGCCTCCGTTGAAAACGCGGCCTGCCCGCCATCCGCCGCGCCAGTGGATGCGCGTGTTGCCGCTTCCGCCCCCAGCGGCTCAGCCGCAAGCGTGGAAAAAGTGGCGGCCGGCATACTGCCCAATGTTTCGCCCGAGGTGTTGGCCGCCATCATCCGCGAGGTGAAAGCGGAGCTTGCGACCACGCGCTGAGACCTGACCGGCAACGTCGGCTCATCCCGAACCAAAGATATTGTATCTGAGCGTGGCAAAGTATCCCTTTCCGGAAAGGGATTTTGAACCACGAAGATCACGAATGACACGAACGGGAATGGGGGGAGGCGAAAAATTTTTGTTTTAATTATTCGTGATCTTCGTGCAATTCGTGGTTTACGCTGTCGCCTTGGCCCACACATTTCATTCAGGGCAAACTCTGGCGAATGAACCTATTTTATTGTTTTTTCATTACTTGTAGTAACGCAAAGCTTACCCGTGCGCCATTATCGGAAATAGGACTTATCCACAACCGCTCTATTGTGGATAACTTTTTGTATCTTATTGTTTCTTTTATCATTATTTGGTGAAAATAAAACCGTTAAAATAGATGGAAATATTGATAGAATTTCCCCTGTCTATGAAAATATCCACCAAAGGACACTATGCGGTTCAG from Nitrospinota bacterium includes:
- a CDS encoding DUF4258 domain-containing protein; this encodes MKDIGQIRWQIQAGQFEFSRHAFLRAVERNISEQEIRFAGAMAEIIEEYPDDKYSPSALLLGFTEKGVEIDGPQHTVNFIIGGSGEEAVRHRHGGNV
- a CDS encoding DsrE family protein, whose product is MKKIAVLFTGLPLGTNHAGEKLRMSLGLMLNDGNEVHLLFMGNGRRALEKLDEAAAHMHPVNKHVAMLARLGARFHVEDGGGFGYLPEVAAKMKIIQAPEAGALINDADAFIH
- a CDS encoding threonine synthase, which codes for MGFVNGLKCRECGKPYKVEPKYVCEECFGPLEVDYNYGEIRKSITKEKILSRPPNMWRYKELLPIEGEPAVKLSVGYTPLVHCKNLGKAWGMPNLYIKNDAVNHPTLSFKDRVVSTAISKAIEFGYDTVGCASTGNLANSVSAIAAHAGLKAVVLVPSDLEAGKIIGTQVYKPKLVKVLGNYDDVNRLCTEITSKYNIAFVNINIRVFYGDGSKSYGHEIAEQLGWKAPDQVIVPIAGSSLITKIYRAFKEFEMLGFIPEVKTRVFGAQATGCSPVTTAVKDGKKNFKPQKPSTIARSIAIGNPADGYYGIKTINESGGWAEDVSDEELVAGIKILAEHEGVFTETAGGVTVAVTKKLLDQKRLDPNAVTVMCITGNGLKTQEVLHGKVDEPPIIHPRLEEFQKIYK
- a CDS encoding sulfurtransferase TusA family protein, producing MKADATLDIKGEVCPYTFVHSKLALEDLAPGQILEVITDHKPATLNVPRSVEAEGHKVLEISQINGTDWKMVFQKKS
- the moeB gene encoding molybdopterin-synthase adenylyltransferase MoeB, with the translated sequence MKFTPEQVKRYARHIILPEVGGKGQEKLLNAKVLLLGAGGLGSPLALYLAAAGIGNLGIIDFDVVDNSNLQRQIIHGTADIGRLKVDSAKDKINGLNPDVKVTIYNTRLDSTNVLDIFKDWDIIADGCDNFPTRYLVNDACVLLGKTNVHGSIFRFEGQVTVFKSPEGPCYRCMYPEPPPPGMVPSCQEAGVLGVLPGVVGNLQAVEVIKQILGIGESMIGKLLLYDALKAETRKLRVRKDPKCPLCGEHKTITTLIDYEQFCGVPIGHEG
- a CDS encoding type III polyketide synthase, producing the protein MNGTMEIRIGGIGTALPPLSLTQAEVKEFLAVRYGHSLTAKGRAILDKVMEHPSVRRRHFGFDDTATLLSEDHDARMARFERWSVELSVRAAQKAMASAGISPAELTGVVVNTCTGYLCPGIATYLIERLGLPRTIRAYDLAGSGCGGAVPNIEVASGILRAVGSGAVLSVSVEVCSAAFQMGDDPSLIVSNALFGDGAAAAVLWTRRSGSLVGGSASAYVPEEREAVRFVYRNGGLNNRISPRLPSLVAKASEELVARLLRQEGLSAGDIRHWAVHPGGEKIIGAVRDALKVDESAMAASRAVLADVGNLSSATIWFILETVLPRAAPGERCLCLVYGAGMSVHACLLTA
- a CDS encoding MurR/RpiR family transcriptional regulator; protein product: MANPAVSDLSDHRGLLVRLRGIRPSLKNAERLVADLFLKHPAKVLGYTVAEAAAHAHVSEATVIRFCRTLGFEGYQDIKFQIARELVVPSRSFTGEEVIEGDTPGEVMQKVFAFNVQTLQETLEVLDAAALERASDLLDKADKILVIGVGTSGANVQDAYNKLFRLGLNVVAQSDSHLQMMEASLLGPNGAVLAITHSGRTRDPVETLAVARQAGAKTVVITSNPRSPVAAQADVVLLTSSRETAFRGEAIASRLAQMSIVDALYTLIRIKGRGRAIAAEKKIEAVIGQKQIL
- a CDS encoding cysteine synthase family protein; translation: MKATQLPPYLRVPVITAYEEAVLDRIGNTPLLKIQNIVKDFGNKDIEIYAKAEWTNPAGSVKARPALRMVRDGLASGAFKRGMELIDSTSGNTGVAYALIGRILGFKVNLVLPGNVCKARKGIMARQFKANLILSDPMEQSDGAIKLCRKLYEENRDKYFMPDQYNNPSNWMAHRDTTAREIYEQTQGRVTHFLAGIGTSGTLMGTTRGLKALKPAVKAYAVEPAETLHGIEGLKHMDSSIVPGIYDISVYDEKISITTDEAYHMVSRIEEEEGLLVGTSSGAALAAAMKLAARIDKGTLVIIFPDSCEECVIAHGEF
- a CDS encoding MoaD/ThiS family protein translates to MAVNVRIPTPLQKLTGGKGDVSASGATVKDVIDQMESNYPGFKEKLYNEDGELRRFINIYINEEDIRFLDSDSSSVKDGDTISIIPAIAGGY